A genome region from Bacteroidota bacterium includes the following:
- a CDS encoding biotin/lipoyl-binding protein, translating to MKKLLITVNGKRYEVDVEVVQDDDVIQAQPPFRPPVRTMDSYVTPVTTPLPAKTKPSAGDKKSLTSPINGVVLEIPVKEGQSVKVNDVLFVLEAMKMKTNIASPQTGKIKSIKVKVNDTIEAGRVLLTFE from the coding sequence ATGAAAAAACTCCTGATCACCGTAAACGGCAAGCGTTATGAAGTTGACGTGGAAGTTGTGCAGGATGACGATGTGATTCAGGCTCAGCCGCCGTTTCGCCCTCCTGTCCGAACGATGGACAGCTATGTCACTCCAGTGACGACGCCACTGCCGGCAAAGACAAAGCCGAGTGCCGGTGATAAGAAATCGCTTACTTCACCCATCAACGGCGTTGTCCTCGAAATTCCTGTGAAGGAAGGACAGAGCGTGAAAGTGAACGATGTTCTTTTTGTTCTTGAAGCGATGAAGATGAAAACCAACATTGCTTCGCCGCAAACAGGAAAAATCAAATCCATAAAAGTAAAAGTGAACGACACGATTGAAGCCGGGCGTGTATTGCTGACCTTTGAATAG
- a CDS encoding sodium ion-translocating decarboxylase subunit beta produces the protein MLDHLEKFVLGMGFWQLTGGQMAMLAIASLLIYLAIRHGFEPLLLLPIGFGAFLANLPGSGLLAAPHGEEIGGLYYYISKGIELEIFPPLIFLGIGAMTDFGPLLANPKTFLLGAAAQFGVFTALFTAVALGFSLKEAAAIGIIGGADGPTAIYLSLKLAPHLLGPIAVSAYSYMALVPLIQPPLMRWITNEKERLVVMETPKPVSKKIKIIFPLAVTVVGVFIVPPAAPLLAMLMGGNLLKESGVVERLTNMAQNELINIVTFFLGTCVGMTMAADVFLRWDTLKILSLGVVAFSFSTIGGLLVGKLMYKVTGGKVNPLIGSAGVSAVPMAARVSHNVGQEYNPQNYLLMHAMGPNVAGVVGTAIAAGILLAILG, from the coding sequence ATGTTAGACCATCTGGAAAAATTCGTTCTCGGCATGGGCTTCTGGCAGTTGACAGGAGGCCAGATGGCGATGCTTGCCATTGCATCGCTACTCATTTATCTCGCGATTCGTCATGGCTTTGAACCATTATTGCTGCTGCCTATCGGCTTCGGCGCATTTCTTGCCAACTTGCCCGGAAGCGGACTCCTTGCCGCGCCGCACGGTGAGGAGATTGGCGGGTTGTACTATTATATCTCTAAAGGAATTGAGCTGGAGATTTTCCCCCCGCTGATTTTCCTCGGCATCGGAGCAATGACGGATTTTGGCCCTCTGCTCGCGAATCCCAAAACATTTCTGCTTGGGGCGGCGGCACAGTTTGGCGTGTTTACGGCGTTGTTCACTGCTGTTGCTCTCGGATTCAGTCTGAAAGAGGCGGCAGCAATTGGCATCATCGGCGGAGCGGACGGGCCGACGGCGATTTATCTCTCACTCAAGCTTGCCCCGCATTTGCTCGGGCCCATTGCGGTTTCTGCCTATTCCTACATGGCGCTTGTTCCGCTGATTCAGCCTCCTCTCATGCGATGGATCACGAATGAGAAGGAAAGACTTGTGGTGATGGAAACGCCCAAACCCGTCTCCAAGAAAATCAAAATCATCTTTCCGCTCGCCGTGACGGTTGTCGGGGTGTTCATTGTTCCGCCTGCAGCCCCGTTGCTTGCCATGTTGATGGGAGGAAATTTGTTGAAAGAGAGTGGCGTAGTCGAACGCCTCACAAACATGGCGCAGAATGAGTTGATTAACATTGTCACGTTCTTTCTTGGAACCTGCGTCGGTATGACCATGGCGGCTGATGTGTTTCTACGATGGGATACCTTGAAGATTCTCTCACTCGGCGTGGTCGCATTCAGTTTTTCCACGATCGGCGGACTGTTGGTTGGCAAGCTGATGTACAAAGTGACCGGAGGGAAAGTGAATCCGCTGATCGGGTCAGCCGGCGTTTCCGCCGTGCCGATGGCGGCCCGTGTCTCACATAATGTCGGGCAGGAGTATAATCCGCAGAACTATTTGCTGATGCACGCGATGGGACCGAACGTGGCGGGCGTTGTCGGGACAGCGATTGCAGCGGGAATTTTGCTGGCGATTCTGGGATAG
- a CDS encoding acyl-CoA carboxylase subunit beta, protein MLTVAEKLELLKKKNAQVNLGGGLDKIETQHKLNKMTAHERMHLLYDNGFYDELFRFARHNATSFGMAGKDIPADGVVTGLGAIGGRLVYASSQDFTVMGGSVGGVHAKKICEIMDMALKAGAPYIAINDSGGARIQEGVDSLRGYGRIFYYNTLLSGVVPQISIIAGPCAGGAAYSPALMDFIIMVKDTGQMFIAGPEVIKQATGEEITAEELGGALVQAATSGNVHFIARDDADAIEIAQTLLSYLPANNTEDPPSHSSGELLMIEDEELNRIVPDDPRDPYNMFDILHRVFDPHTIFEVHGHYAKNIIVAFARMNGRVVGIVANQPIEKFGAIDIDASDKASRFIRFCNAFNIPLISVVDVPGFLPGVEQEFGGIIRHGAKMLFSFSAATVPKISIVVRKAYGGAYLAMCAKSLGADRVAAWPTAEIAVMGAEGAVSVLFRNEIKNAPDPKAKRRELIEKYQEEFSTPYMAAGKGLVDAVIEPKKTRAYLAVALESLRSKRDLRPQKKHGLIPL, encoded by the coding sequence ATGTTGACTGTAGCTGAAAAACTTGAACTTCTCAAAAAGAAAAACGCGCAAGTCAATCTCGGCGGCGGCCTCGACAAAATCGAGACGCAGCACAAGTTGAACAAGATGACGGCGCATGAACGGATGCATTTGTTATACGACAACGGCTTTTACGATGAGTTATTCCGTTTTGCGCGACACAATGCCACGTCGTTCGGGATGGCGGGAAAAGATATCCCCGCAGACGGCGTCGTGACAGGGCTCGGCGCAATCGGCGGCAGACTTGTGTACGCCTCATCCCAGGATTTTACGGTGATGGGGGGAAGTGTCGGCGGCGTACACGCGAAGAAGATCTGTGAAATTATGGACATGGCTCTTAAGGCCGGCGCTCCGTACATAGCCATCAATGATAGTGGCGGGGCACGTATTCAGGAGGGAGTTGACTCGTTACGCGGCTACGGACGCATCTTCTACTACAATACACTTCTCTCCGGCGTTGTTCCGCAGATTTCTATTATTGCAGGGCCATGCGCAGGCGGCGCGGCATATTCACCGGCGTTGATGGATTTCATCATTATGGTGAAAGATACCGGCCAAATGTTCATCGCCGGACCGGAAGTGATCAAGCAGGCAACCGGCGAAGAAATTACTGCCGAGGAACTTGGCGGCGCGTTGGTGCAGGCGGCGACAAGCGGCAACGTTCATTTTATTGCCCGCGACGATGCCGACGCAATCGAAATTGCCCAAACCTTGCTCAGTTATCTTCCCGCCAACAATACGGAGGATCCTCCATCGCACAGCAGCGGCGAACTGCTGATGATTGAGGACGAAGAGTTGAACAGGATTGTTCCCGACGATCCCCGCGACCCCTACAATATGTTCGACATTCTGCATCGCGTCTTTGACCCGCACACGATCTTCGAGGTTCACGGCCACTACGCGAAGAACATCATCGTGGCGTTTGCGCGAATGAACGGACGGGTTGTCGGCATCGTCGCAAATCAGCCGATTGAAAAATTCGGCGCAATAGACATTGATGCATCGGACAAAGCCTCGCGGTTCATCCGTTTCTGCAACGCATTCAACATTCCGCTCATCAGTGTTGTGGATGTGCCGGGATTTCTGCCGGGTGTCGAACAGGAGTTCGGCGGCATCATCCGTCACGGCGCAAAGATGTTATTCTCCTTCTCTGCGGCAACCGTTCCCAAAATCTCGATTGTCGTCCGCAAGGCATACGGCGGGGCATATCTCGCCATGTGTGCAAAGAGTCTCGGTGCCGACCGCGTTGCCGCGTGGCCGACGGCGGAGATTGCGGTGATGGGAGCCGAGGGCGCTGTGAGTGTTCTGTTTAGAAATGAGATCAAGAACGCCCCCGACCCGAAGGCAAAACGCCGCGAACTGATAGAAAAATATCAAGAAGAATTCTCGACGCCGTACATGGCCGCAGGCAAAGGGCTGGTTGACGCAGTAATCGAGCCGAAGAAAACGCGGGCATATCTCGCCGTTGCGCTCGAATCGTTGCGCAGCAAGCGTGATTTGCGCCCGCAGAAGAAACACGGGTTGATTCCCTTGTAG
- the mce gene encoding methylmalonyl-CoA epimerase, whose product MKPTHIEHIGIAVKNLDAAIKYYEEVLGLKCYAIEEVKDQKVKTAFFMVGETKIELLETTDPEGPIGKFIEKKGEGIHHIAFAVNGLQQALNEIESKGVQLIDKQPRKGAEGLHIAFLHPKSTGGVLTELCEKP is encoded by the coding sequence ATGAAACCTACTCACATCGAACATATCGGCATTGCAGTAAAAAACCTGGATGCCGCCATCAAATACTATGAAGAAGTGCTCGGCCTGAAATGCTACGCAATTGAAGAAGTGAAAGATCAGAAAGTGAAGACGGCGTTCTTTATGGTCGGCGAAACGAAAATTGAACTGCTGGAAACCACCGACCCCGAAGGCCCGATCGGGAAATTCATCGAGAAAAAGGGAGAGGGTATTCATCACATTGCATTCGCGGTGAACGGACTTCAACAGGCATTGAACGAAATTGAATCCAAGGGGGTTCAACTGATCGACAAGCAGCCGCGCAAAGGGGCGGAGGGATTGCATATTGCCTTTCTCCATCCGAAATCCACCGGCGGCGTGCTGACGGAATTGTGCGAAAAACCATGA
- a CDS encoding OadG family protein has protein sequence MEKILESLLVMLVGMTGVFTSLVFLAGMIWFFRWADEKLNKWKIRRYAEKVESHQVEDEINDELIALLSAAAATALHKSVVVKKVQFLNQKTAGASWAVTGRLNVMASHAISKRKS, from the coding sequence ATGGAAAAAATACTCGAAAGCCTTCTCGTCATGCTTGTCGGAATGACGGGCGTATTCACGTCTCTCGTGTTTCTTGCAGGGATGATCTGGTTTTTTCGCTGGGCGGATGAAAAGTTGAACAAGTGGAAAATCAGAAGATATGCGGAAAAGGTGGAGTCGCATCAGGTGGAGGATGAGATCAACGACGAGTTGATCGCCCTGCTTTCGGCCGCTGCCGCGACGGCGCTTCACAAAAGTGTTGTTGTGAAGAAAGTCCAGTTCCTCAATCAGAAAACTGCCGGTGCCTCATGGGCTGTAACCGGAAGACTGAATGTGATGGCATCACACGCAATTTCAAAAAGGAAATCATAA